From the Vibrio vulnificus CMCP6 genome, one window contains:
- a CDS encoding cupin domain-containing protein, whose product MFVFNQDITLEDLGQGISRKVLAHSDNMMSVEVHFETGAIGAMHSHPHEQLTYVLSGEFEFTIGDEKKIVKTGDTMYKEPNVEHGCVCLEAGVLIDTFTPMRKDFV is encoded by the coding sequence ATGTTTGTATTTAATCAAGACATTACGCTGGAAGATCTTGGCCAAGGCATTTCACGCAAAGTGCTGGCACACAGCGACAACATGATGTCGGTGGAAGTGCATTTTGAAACTGGCGCGATTGGTGCCATGCACTCACATCCCCATGAGCAATTGACTTATGTGTTATCGGGTGAGTTTGAATTCACCATTGGCGATGAGAAAAAAATCGTCAAAACAGGCGATACTATGTACAAAGAGCCAAACGTCGAACATGGCTGTGTTTGTCTAGAAGCGGGTGTACTGATTGATACCTTCACCCCAATGCGTAAAGATTTCGTTTAA
- a CDS encoding YgjV family protein, which yields MMVEIDLAQALGFLSFGLGISTFYQKNDRHLKILMLVFNLNHLLHFLLLGSMVSALSALLSALRTTTSIFTSSRWVAAFFIVIGVTSGVWMAQHWWELWPILGTVIGTYSLFVLNGIRMRIGFLVGATCWLINNILVGSIGGTLLEMTVIATNLITIYRLHRQHLVPINE from the coding sequence ATGATGGTCGAGATTGATTTGGCACAAGCGTTAGGGTTTCTCAGTTTTGGTTTGGGAATCTCCACCTTTTACCAGAAAAATGACAGGCATTTGAAAATCCTGATGTTGGTGTTCAATCTCAATCATCTTCTCCATTTTTTGCTGCTAGGATCGATGGTATCTGCACTCAGTGCGCTGCTTTCTGCATTACGCACCACCACCTCGATCTTTACCTCCTCGAGATGGGTAGCCGCATTCTTTATTGTCATCGGTGTTACTAGCGGCGTGTGGATGGCGCAACACTGGTGGGAATTATGGCCAATTCTAGGGACAGTGATTGGCACCTATTCATTATTCGTGTTGAACGGCATCCGCATGCGGATTGGTTTTCTGGTTGGAGCGACCTGCTGGTTAATCAATAACATTTTAGTGGGTTCCATTGGTGGCACCTTGTTAGAGATGACAGTGATCGCCACCAACCTCATCACGATTTATCGGTTACATCGGCAGCATTTGGTGCCGATTAACGAGTAA
- the kduD gene encoding 2-dehydro-3-deoxy-D-gluconate 5-dehydrogenase KduD, translated as MILDSFSLQGKVAVVTGCDTGLGQGMALGLAKAGCDIVGVNISEPTETMEKIQATGRKFVDIRANLMKLDDIPSIVDRAVTELGRIDILVNNAGIIRRNDAIEFSEQDWDDVMNINIKSVFFMSQAVAKQFIAQGEGGKIINIASMLSFQGGIRVPSYTASKSGVMGVTRLMANEWAKHGINVNAIAPGYMATNNTAALRADEQRNQEILERIPANRWGTPEDLAGPCVFLASKASDYINGYTVAVDGGWLSR; from the coding sequence ATGATTCTTGATTCATTTAGCTTGCAAGGCAAAGTAGCAGTCGTCACGGGGTGTGACACCGGTTTAGGTCAAGGCATGGCGCTGGGTTTAGCAAAGGCAGGTTGCGATATCGTTGGTGTGAACATCAGTGAACCAACAGAAACAATGGAAAAAATCCAAGCGACGGGACGTAAGTTCGTCGATATCCGCGCTAACCTAATGAAACTAGATGATATTCCTTCAATCGTTGATCGCGCAGTGACTGAGCTTGGCCGCATCGACATTTTGGTGAACAACGCAGGCATCATCCGCCGCAACGACGCGATCGAGTTCTCTGAGCAAGATTGGGATGACGTTATGAACATCAACATCAAATCCGTGTTCTTTATGTCTCAAGCGGTGGCGAAACAATTTATTGCACAAGGCGAAGGCGGCAAGATCATCAACATCGCATCCATGCTTTCTTTCCAAGGTGGTATCCGCGTGCCTTCATACACTGCGTCTAAGAGTGGCGTAATGGGTGTGACTCGCCTTATGGCAAACGAGTGGGCAAAACACGGTATCAACGTGAATGCGATTGCACCGGGCTACATGGCAACCAACAACACAGCGGCACTGCGTGCTGATGAGCAACGCAACCAAGAAATCCTAGAGCGCATTCCTGCAAACCGTTGGGGCACGCCGGAAGATTTGGCTGGTCCTTGTGTGTTCCTTGCGTCGAAAGCGTCTGACTACATTAACGGTTACACCGTTGCGGTAGATGGTGGCTGGCTATCACGCTAA
- the kdgR gene encoding DNA-binding transcriptional regulator KdgR has product MEKSTQPEAVSSVMKVFHILQALGEQKAIGVSELSQRLMMSKATTYRFLQTMKSLGYVSQEGEADKYSLTLKVFELGARSLEYVDLIELADKEMRQISQLTNEALHLGALDENAIIYIHKIDSGYNLRMQSRIGRRNPLYSTAIGKVLLSEREESFIRESLADVEFIKHTEKTLENTEQVLEELAKVREQHFAEDNEEQEPGLRCIAAPIYDRFGQIIAAVSISFPTIRFDEERKDYYVGLLHQAGKNVSEQLGYHSYPA; this is encoded by the coding sequence ATGGAAAAGTCGACACAGCCAGAAGCTGTTTCGTCAGTGATGAAGGTGTTCCACATCCTTCAAGCACTGGGTGAGCAGAAGGCTATTGGCGTATCAGAATTGTCGCAACGTCTTATGATGTCTAAGGCAACCACTTACCGTTTTTTACAAACCATGAAGTCACTTGGGTATGTTTCTCAAGAAGGCGAAGCGGATAAGTATTCACTCACTTTAAAAGTGTTTGAGCTGGGTGCTCGCTCACTGGAATACGTTGATCTGATCGAATTGGCCGACAAAGAAATGCGCCAAATCTCTCAACTGACCAATGAAGCGCTTCACTTAGGTGCACTCGATGAGAACGCGATCATCTACATCCATAAGATTGATTCCGGTTACAACCTGCGCATGCAATCGCGCATTGGCCGTCGTAACCCTCTTTACAGTACTGCTATTGGCAAAGTGTTGCTTTCCGAACGTGAAGAGAGCTTTATCCGTGAATCTCTTGCCGATGTTGAATTCATCAAACATACAGAAAAAACACTAGAAAACACGGAACAAGTGCTTGAAGAACTGGCGAAAGTGCGTGAACAGCATTTTGCAGAAGATAACGAAGAGCAAGAACCGGGTTTACGTTGTATCGCGGCTCCGATTTATGATCGTTTTGGTCAAATCATTGCGGCGGTATCTATCTCGTTCCCAACCATTCGTTTTGATGAAGAGCGCAAAGATTACTATGTGGGTCTGCTTCATCAAGCGGGTAAGAACGTTTCTGAGCAGCTTGGCTACCACAGCTACCCTGCTTAA
- a CDS encoding DUF294 nucleotidyltransferase-like domain-containing protein gives MGTSVTPNIVDFLVRIDPFDKLPKALVESLANSVQIKYLVKGETISFSSLCETRYLYVIRTGAIEQRTPTGDLRARLGHEDQFGFTFLAPLDNAENGYQAEAIEDALLYLIPHHQLKKVCDSHPEFADYFAAQANLRLSSAVNFVCQKEEKGLFFRTVGEIASENIAIVKVTDSIRDVALAMCGKQRSSCAVVMDGNDIVGLVTDRDMTASVVAKEKDVSERIESVMTLNPVLIESDAKVIQAISLMLQYNIRCLPVVNHGKVAGLLTTTHLVHNHRTQSLFLIEKIKYASSLNALAALKEERQTIFQALVESGVSAEIQGKVMSMIMDAFTRRIIQLNEEVLGAPPCDYAWMVAGSHARNEVHMLSDQDSAIVLSDDATEEHKLYFTHLAMRVCNGLAACGYPLCDGKYMAASPKWCQPVSRWKEYYQKWVASPEYNKLLSISVFLEVRSIHGSRELVEQIQQHLHHCIQQSPSFIPALVRDAIDTQPPLGIFNHLVLEKGGQNSNTLNIKKYALNLIIDLARIFSLAAGGSLTGTEERFRFAVEHGTLSKGSCDNIIGAYRFITQVRFRHQLNAILAGKTPDNHISPDEISSFERKHLKDAFKIISELQDVAKLKFVKG, from the coding sequence ATGGGCACATCCGTTACTCCAAACATTGTTGATTTCCTAGTCCGCATTGATCCGTTTGATAAATTGCCAAAGGCTTTGGTTGAATCCCTTGCCAATTCGGTACAGATCAAATATTTGGTGAAGGGAGAAACCATCAGTTTTAGCTCACTTTGCGAAACGCGTTATCTCTATGTCATTCGCACGGGCGCGATTGAACAGCGCACGCCAACGGGTGATCTTCGCGCTCGCCTCGGCCACGAGGACCAGTTTGGTTTTACCTTCCTCGCCCCTCTCGATAATGCCGAAAACGGCTATCAAGCCGAAGCCATTGAAGATGCGCTGCTCTATTTGATCCCGCATCACCAACTGAAGAAAGTGTGCGACTCGCACCCTGAGTTTGCCGACTATTTCGCGGCGCAAGCTAACCTTCGCTTGAGTTCGGCGGTCAACTTCGTCTGCCAGAAAGAAGAAAAAGGGCTGTTTTTCCGCACGGTCGGTGAGATCGCCAGCGAAAACATCGCCATCGTGAAGGTGACGGATTCGATTCGGGATGTCGCCCTTGCCATGTGCGGTAAACAGCGCAGCTCTTGCGCAGTGGTGATGGATGGCAATGACATTGTCGGTTTGGTGACCGACCGCGATATGACGGCCTCCGTGGTGGCGAAAGAGAAAGACGTCAGTGAGCGCATTGAAAGCGTTATGACGCTGAATCCAGTATTGATCGAAAGCGATGCCAAAGTGATCCAAGCGATCTCCCTCATGCTGCAATACAACATTCGCTGCTTACCTGTCGTGAACCACGGCAAAGTGGCCGGCTTGCTGACAACCACACATTTGGTACACAACCACCGCACCCAATCGCTGTTCTTGATTGAGAAAATAAAATACGCCAGTTCGCTAAATGCGCTAGCGGCGTTAAAAGAAGAGCGTCAAACCATTTTCCAAGCATTGGTCGAAAGTGGCGTCAGCGCGGAAATCCAAGGCAAAGTGATGTCGATGATCATGGATGCCTTTACCCGTCGCATTATCCAACTCAATGAAGAAGTGTTGGGCGCGCCTCCATGCGATTACGCTTGGATGGTAGCAGGGTCGCACGCGCGCAATGAAGTGCACATGCTCTCGGATCAAGACAGTGCTATCGTCCTTTCCGACGACGCGACCGAAGAACACAAGCTCTACTTTACCCATTTGGCCATGCGCGTGTGTAATGGGCTCGCTGCGTGCGGCTATCCGCTCTGCGATGGCAAATACATGGCGGCGTCTCCCAAATGGTGCCAGCCTGTCTCACGTTGGAAAGAGTATTACCAAAAGTGGGTGGCAAGCCCGGAATACAACAAACTGCTCTCCATCAGTGTGTTCTTAGAAGTTCGCTCAATTCACGGCAGCCGTGAATTGGTAGAGCAGATCCAACAGCATCTACACCATTGCATTCAGCAAAGTCCGAGTTTTATTCCTGCTTTGGTGCGCGATGCGATCGACACTCAACCGCCATTGGGCATTTTTAACCATTTGGTGCTGGAAAAAGGCGGCCAAAACAGCAACACGTTAAACATCAAAAAATACGCACTTAATCTCATCATCGATCTGGCGCGTATTTTCAGCTTGGCCGCAGGAGGCTCCCTAACAGGCACCGAAGAGCGATTCCGTTTTGCGGTCGAACACGGCACCCTATCAAAAGGCAGTTGCGACAACATCATTGGCGCCTATCGTTTCATTACTCAGGTACGTTTTCGTCATCAGTTGAATGCCATTTTGGCAGGAAAAACACCCGACAATCATATCTCTCCGGATGAAATCAGCAGCTTTGAACGCAAACACCTCAAAGATGCCTTTAAGATCATCAGCGAGTTGCAAGATGTCGCCAAACTGAAGTTTGTTAAAGGCTAG
- a CDS encoding exonuclease domain-containing protein gives MIKKWFKRWDTMPSQEQIRQQIVVESAWPEALQNYLNTPLIAQETPLHQVSFLALDFETTGLDAKHDKILSIGMVDLTLEGINLSSAEEILLNHGAYIKAESARINGLTPQALEQGCSLEQGCSLEQGMMRLFERAQGKVLLAHSAIIEQGFLQAFAQQHFQLAKLPCHFVDTLQIEKRFSYAGKSGQRSSFQLDDLRRCYHLPDYHSHSAASDALACAELFIVQSKKLDLNKQRQLNTVLCSI, from the coding sequence ATGATAAAGAAATGGTTCAAGCGCTGGGACACCATGCCCAGCCAAGAACAGATACGCCAACAGATCGTCGTTGAATCGGCGTGGCCCGAAGCGCTGCAAAACTACCTGAATACGCCGCTCATTGCACAAGAGACGCCACTTCATCAAGTCTCGTTTCTTGCTTTGGATTTTGAAACCACTGGGCTTGACGCAAAACACGATAAAATACTGTCCATCGGTATGGTGGATTTGACGCTCGAAGGCATTAACCTCTCAAGCGCAGAAGAGATCCTGCTCAACCATGGCGCGTACATTAAAGCCGAATCTGCGCGCATTAACGGCCTAACGCCACAGGCGCTAGAGCAAGGTTGCTCGCTAGAGCAAGGTTGCTCGCTAGAGCAAGGGATGATGCGTTTATTTGAACGTGCACAAGGCAAAGTTCTGCTCGCGCACAGCGCAATCATTGAACAAGGTTTTCTCCAAGCCTTTGCTCAACAACATTTTCAGCTTGCCAAATTGCCTTGCCACTTCGTGGATACACTGCAAATTGAAAAGCGCTTTAGCTACGCAGGGAAAAGCGGCCAACGCAGCAGTTTTCAACTTGATGATTTACGACGTTGTTATCACTTACCCGATTACCATTCTCATTCTGCCGCCAGTGATGCCTTGGCCTGTGCGGAGTTGTTTATCGTGCAAAGCAAAAAACTCGATCTGAATAAACAACGGCAGTTAAACACGGTTTTGTGCTCCATATAA
- a CDS encoding DUF3360 family protein, whose amino-acid sequence MSQHESSSYQSRRRKANEFSTRSEYLEHELNILSFKKWRVHLPFRDFGIEIEDWVPAIAATIGKVVMVTAMVAAFAAQFGLSPEFVAENVRYELIIAGLLFVIFFSAILNPRANLAGTHGPMIPLIPLVAAAGGHPLALGIMVGVFGLILSATKGGSKLVRLTGEGVRGGLLIYLGAVGLISQLSKFESWSVASGMESVSFVVISTTIVIYAYLAKIEKRWLAIPLCSLIAGVVSYLMGVPFEFTTEPGLPNMSPFYWWGEETGWQLGWPEFEHYIAVIPFAILAVAMWSPDFLGHRVFQELNYPKTAKDALMDVDDTMTVCSIRQIIGAGLGGGNLASSWGTYMIPAAIAKRPIPGGALLTGILCIVAAVLGYPMDLAMWEPVLRVALLVGVFLPLLEAGMQMVRNARNSQSAGICMFACALVNPVFGWAITMLLDNTGLIGNRERSETLNRTDRLGIPLATVLVCVGALAAVGQLPGIPALL is encoded by the coding sequence ATGAGCCAACACGAATCATCTAGCTATCAGTCTCGTCGTCGCAAGGCGAACGAGTTTTCTACTCGATCGGAATACTTAGAACATGAACTGAATATTCTCTCCTTTAAAAAATGGCGCGTACATCTGCCTTTCCGCGACTTTGGTATTGAAATTGAAGACTGGGTGCCCGCCATCGCAGCCACTATTGGTAAAGTGGTGATGGTCACCGCAATGGTGGCCGCTTTCGCCGCCCAGTTTGGCCTTTCCCCTGAATTTGTTGCTGAAAACGTACGCTATGAGTTGATCATCGCGGGTCTTTTGTTTGTTATCTTTTTTTCCGCGATTTTAAACCCTAGAGCCAACTTAGCCGGCACGCACGGGCCCATGATTCCATTGATTCCGCTTGTTGCCGCAGCAGGTGGACACCCACTCGCTCTAGGCATCATGGTTGGCGTGTTTGGTTTGATCCTCAGCGCCACCAAAGGCGGCTCAAAACTGGTTCGTTTAACCGGTGAAGGGGTTCGCGGTGGATTGCTGATTTATTTAGGCGCAGTGGGACTGATTAGCCAACTGAGCAAGTTTGAAAGCTGGTCAGTGGCCTCTGGCATGGAGTCGGTCTCGTTTGTAGTGATCTCCACCACCATTGTGATCTACGCCTATTTGGCGAAAATTGAAAAACGCTGGTTGGCGATCCCGCTGTGTTCGTTGATTGCTGGTGTGGTTTCCTACCTAATGGGCGTGCCATTTGAATTCACCACAGAGCCTGGCTTACCGAACATGAGCCCATTCTACTGGTGGGGCGAAGAGACAGGTTGGCAGTTAGGTTGGCCTGAGTTTGAGCACTACATTGCGGTGATTCCTTTCGCGATTTTGGCTGTCGCCATGTGGTCACCCGATTTTCTTGGCCACCGCGTATTCCAAGAACTGAACTACCCGAAAACCGCCAAAGATGCACTGATGGATGTGGACGACACCATGACGGTTTGCTCAATTCGTCAGATCATTGGTGCTGGCCTTGGTGGCGGTAACCTCGCATCGTCTTGGGGAACGTACATGATCCCAGCAGCGATTGCCAAACGCCCCATCCCTGGAGGCGCTCTGCTTACGGGTATTCTGTGTATCGTTGCAGCTGTGCTGGGCTATCCGATGGATCTGGCGATGTGGGAACCGGTACTGCGCGTTGCGCTGTTGGTAGGCGTATTCCTGCCGTTACTGGAAGCGGGCATGCAGATGGTACGTAACGCTCGTAACTCGCAAAGTGCGGGGATTTGTATGTTTGCTTGTGCGCTGGTTAACCCCGTTTTCGGTTGGGCAATTACCATGTTGCTCGACAATACGGGCCTCATTGGCAACCGCGAGCGCAGCGAAACGTTAAACCGCACTGACCGTTTAGGCATTCCACTCGCAACCGTATTAGTTTGTGTTGGCGCGTTAGCCGCTGTTGGTCAATTACCGGGCATTCCTGCGCTTCTTTAA
- a CDS encoding ACT domain-containing protein, which yields MTGITDLQHLLQSMSPQLVEGDYVFCTVDGPLKDYLHLDPIATFREQEGLTLVLEAQQAEQAGLTTDSRFCLITLTVHSSLEAVGLTAAFASKLASYGISANVIAGYYHDHIFVPKGKAHEAMSALTELTA from the coding sequence ATGACCGGCATTACCGATTTACAGCACCTACTTCAATCGATGTCTCCACAATTGGTTGAGGGCGACTATGTTTTTTGCACCGTCGATGGCCCACTTAAGGACTATCTACACCTTGACCCCATCGCTACATTTCGTGAGCAAGAAGGGCTCACTTTGGTGCTTGAAGCTCAGCAAGCCGAACAAGCCGGATTGACTACCGATAGCCGTTTTTGTTTGATTACCCTCACCGTCCATTCAAGCTTAGAAGCCGTCGGGCTAACCGCCGCTTTTGCCAGCAAGTTAGCCAGTTATGGCATTAGCGCCAACGTGATTGCAGGTTATTATCACGACCATATTTTTGTACCAAAAGGAAAAGCTCACGAGGCAATGAGCGCACTCACTGAGTTGACTGCGTAG
- a CDS encoding bifunctional GNAT family N-acetyltransferase/carbon-nitrogen hydrolase family protein — MKTPTPKLSLRILKKSDYEQVASLMDLVFHDVGGAWPRMTIMDLIHQFPDGQICIEDSGKIIAAALTIKVDYNRFSLPHVYTDIINENNVIQHKSNGDALYGLDVFVHPDYRGLRLGRRLYEARKELCRSNNLKAILAGGRIPGYKPYGGKLPVAEYIEKVSRKELHDPILSFQLSNDFDVKRIMRHYLPEDDSSHGYATLLEWDNFFYEEDVYSVHDIEKTIVRIGIVQWQMRMVNDLEDLLDQAEFFIDSLSKYKADFALFPEFFNAPLMGLAEDQNSVEAIRFLASFSERVKLTMSQLAVTYNINIIAGSMPVLENGQLYNISYLLRRDGTIESQHKIHITPHEQRDWVIDGGDKVSVFDTDAGRIGILICYDSEFPELGRMLAEQGVQIIFVPFWTDTKNGYQRVRICSQARAIENECYVAIGGSVGNLPRVDNVDIQYAQSAVFSPSDVFFPHDATIAEASPNTEMIIFADVDLDKLKQLNMEGSVTNLRHRRMDLYGGFTQKKE; from the coding sequence ATGAAGACACCCACCCCAAAGCTTTCATTACGCATATTGAAAAAAAGTGATTACGAGCAAGTGGCCAGTTTAATGGATTTGGTTTTTCACGACGTCGGCGGGGCTTGGCCAAGAATGACCATAATGGATCTCATTCATCAGTTCCCTGATGGACAAATCTGCATAGAGGATTCCGGTAAAATCATTGCGGCAGCGCTCACCATCAAAGTGGATTATAACCGCTTCTCTCTCCCCCATGTATATACCGATATCATCAATGAAAACAATGTAATACAACACAAATCAAATGGTGATGCCTTGTATGGCCTCGACGTATTTGTTCACCCGGATTATCGCGGGCTACGTTTGGGTCGAAGACTGTATGAAGCGCGAAAAGAGCTGTGTCGAAGCAATAACCTCAAAGCCATCTTGGCGGGTGGTCGAATTCCCGGATACAAGCCATACGGCGGAAAACTGCCTGTGGCAGAGTACATAGAAAAAGTCTCACGCAAAGAGCTTCATGACCCAATACTCTCATTTCAGCTCTCAAACGATTTCGATGTGAAGCGCATCATGCGCCATTATCTTCCCGAAGATGACAGCTCACACGGTTACGCAACGTTACTGGAATGGGACAACTTCTTTTATGAAGAAGACGTCTATTCCGTTCATGACATCGAGAAAACGATTGTTCGTATCGGTATTGTGCAGTGGCAAATGCGCATGGTGAACGATTTGGAAGACTTGTTGGATCAGGCGGAGTTTTTTATTGATTCGCTGTCAAAATACAAAGCGGATTTCGCACTCTTTCCGGAGTTCTTTAACGCGCCTTTAATGGGATTGGCAGAAGATCAAAACTCTGTTGAAGCGATTCGCTTCCTCGCCTCGTTCTCTGAGCGTGTCAAACTGACCATGTCTCAACTTGCCGTGACCTACAACATTAATATCATCGCAGGCAGCATGCCTGTTTTAGAAAACGGCCAGCTTTACAACATCTCTTACTTGCTTCGTCGTGATGGCACGATTGAGTCCCAACATAAAATCCACATTACCCCACATGAACAACGAGACTGGGTTATTGATGGCGGCGACAAAGTTTCGGTGTTTGACACCGATGCGGGACGTATTGGGATTTTGATTTGTTATGACAGTGAGTTTCCCGAGCTCGGACGTATGCTGGCTGAACAAGGCGTGCAGATCATTTTTGTTCCGTTCTGGACGGATACCAAAAATGGTTATCAACGTGTGAGAATTTGCTCCCAAGCGCGCGCGATTGAAAATGAATGTTATGTCGCCATTGGTGGTAGTGTTGGCAACCTGCCTAGGGTCGATAACGTCGATATCCAATACGCTCAATCGGCAGTGTTCTCACCTTCAGACGTGTTCTTCCCACACGATGCCACCATTGCAGAAGCAAGCCCAAATACGGAAATGATCATTTTTGCCGATGTGGATTTGGATAAACTCAAGCAACTGAACATGGAAGGCTCAGTGACCAACTTACGTCATCGACGAATGGATCTTTATGGTGGATTCACTCAGAAAAAAGAATAG
- a CDS encoding mechanosensitive ion channel family protein → MNQWINFEQWSQYIPSDSFLFKLLMALVLLAAYQVVKKITNRAVANLALSKGVNKARQSFIQRAFNTALLFLFASIFSVIAGIGYGDVSLFLSSIFAVLGVAFIAQWSILSNVTASFLIFFVFPYKVGDRIKVVDKDEDISGEILDISMFHVLIKHDNGHVITYPNNLMLQKAVLKLGQKTPQKAKSTARLYTRIKKK, encoded by the coding sequence ATGAATCAGTGGATTAATTTTGAACAGTGGAGTCAGTACATTCCTTCTGACTCCTTTCTCTTTAAACTCCTTATGGCGCTGGTGCTGCTCGCCGCGTATCAGGTTGTCAAAAAAATCACCAACCGTGCGGTGGCCAATTTAGCCCTCTCAAAGGGTGTGAATAAGGCAAGGCAAAGCTTTATTCAACGGGCATTTAATACCGCACTGCTCTTCCTGTTCGCCTCAATTTTTTCGGTAATCGCAGGAATCGGATACGGCGATGTGTCGCTGTTCCTTTCTTCTATCTTTGCGGTCTTAGGGGTCGCCTTCATTGCTCAGTGGTCAATCCTCAGTAATGTCACCGCCAGTTTTTTGATCTTTTTCGTTTTCCCATACAAAGTGGGCGATCGAATCAAAGTGGTGGACAAAGACGAAGACATCAGCGGCGAAATTCTCGATATCAGCATGTTCCATGTGCTGATAAAGCACGATAATGGCCACGTGATCACCTACCCCAATAACTTGATGCTGCAAAAAGCGGTGCTTAAGTTAGGGCAAAAAACGCCACAAAAAGCCAAATCAACCGCTCGCTTGTACACACGAATCAAGAAGAAGTAA